The Fusarium keratoplasticum isolate Fu6.1 chromosome 4, whole genome shotgun sequence genome contains the following window.
CATCGGGGCAGGCATCACAAGCATCACGATGGTCTTCAGTTTCCTTCAACTCCACTCTCGGAAGGGTTCAGCCATCCACGGGCTCCCGCCTGGATGGCCCGGGTACCGATGGTCAACTGAGAGGCCGCAGGACTAACGGTGAGGTTCGCCGGCGTCTCCTTGCCATGGTATATTGGCAGCATATTGCACCCGTCGAAGCGACGTCATTGTAGACCGAGAGCAATCAACCTCTATATTGCACATGATCCTTCCCGTCTGTTGTGCACGGTTGGTTGCCGATATCGTCGGTTGTCTTTCCGGACTTGAGATCTTTGCTAGTTAGGGTTGGTTGACAACTGCGAGGTGAGTAATAATAGATCCAAACTTGGTCTGTCGTTAGCTCAATCGCTCTAGCTATCTGTGGACGATCACGATGATCGATCTTTAAATAGCTAACCCTAACACAGTCCAGTCAACAGAGCTCTTCCACGCGtacatcttcttctcgtgaCACCCAACAGGTGCGGTATTTCAGCCTAACTGAGCAAGAACATGAGCTTGAAATCCAGCATCTGAAATTATTTGCTTGGCACATTCCACAACGGCTCATGTGCACCGTTGAGGCTCTGGATATTTCTGCGGGCCTTTGAACTGACTGTTTCTTAGAGGCAAGCAAGGAACTCCCAGACTAACAAACAAAGGTTATCGTTGTGGAAATTGCATTGATGTTGGACAACCCCACTCAGTCTCGAGGGTGTGCATAGACAATAGCAATGTTcaccgaggagaagagtgcGAAGTTGATGTTTATGTTGActttttgttttgttttgtttaCTTACTTCTACATTGGCTCAAGCTCTGGTCAGCCAAAGCGGGGGAGCTTTGAGACAATGACCCAGATCCATTGTTGGGGAACCACGATTCTAGTGTGCATGACGTGAATTTCGCTTCTGCATGGCCGCATGGCCCATCGACGCCGTTCCTCGATAGTTCTCAACGGTGGTCTCTGAGCTAAGAGGCTGAGCCGCTAGGATCTGACTGCTCAGTTGGATGACATGTCGCGGCTCCAGTTCAGTTTGTAGGAAATGAAGGTGATCAAACCTCATGCACACGCCTCGATCGAGGTCTCAGCCTCTGAGACCGAGTGTTCATACGTACCTAGTTGATCGACGGCGTGCAGTTGATCGTCACCTTACCCACAAGACGCGCACACAGTTGATAGATGATGCCTCAGAGGCTTCACATGTTCCCCTTGGCGAGATACCAAGCCCGCGGCTCGGAAATCAAAGCTTCATACCCTGAACCGCGGGTTGGACAATCTGGTGGAGTACGCCAACGTCTAAGCCGCTGCAGTGCGTCAGACTTTTTTCCCGTCCTTCCCGTTACATTGAGCGGGAAAAGAAAGATCATGCGGCTAAGAGAAACCGCTTTTTGTCGTAGTTGTGCCAACTGTCTGACTGTTTACTTTGGCGTTTTTTTCTCCGCTGAAGGAAAACAACAGTGAGCAGTGAGACATGATTCAACTCACAAGGCAACAAAGTCCAGACAAGACGACAATAAACTAAATGGTAGAAACCAGGAAACATGAAAACATCAACATATGCCATCATAGACTTATCGCTGTCATGACAACTCCCTTGACAACTCCTCAGCCGCTGACTGTGCGTGCAGCACTAGATCAGCTGTCACGGCCAGGCGACAGCTACAACTGCAACTTCTATTTGACAATTGGGCCTCTGAAACACTGTCTCGCGGAGTTTGGACCTTGGACTATCGGCCGGGCTAGATCTGGACCAGGGTTGATAAACCGCTCTGAGCCCGTGTCTTGGTTTACCCATGTCTCAGTGTCATTTCCGACAACTGCTGCCTTTTTCGCGGGGCACGTGGGTTAAGGGGATGGGTTGCTACTTGCTGATCGATTGATAAGAGGTTTCTGGATAGATGATAGGTTTTGAAAAGATAGATAACAGTTGTGCCCCTTTAGTCGGCATGTTGCTTGGGTTCATCTCAATCTCTGGCGCAGCACTTGCTTGCCTCCCAAAGACGGCAGCCCGCCAAAGACAACCACATGCCGTCTTTGTGTTCAGTGTAAATGATTGTCGTATACAAATCACATCTCCTGACTCTCCAGCGCTTCATCCCGAGACTCAGTGCCCAGAATCCCTGCACCTTGGAGTGCGTGTGAACAGCTCCGGGCGACACCAGTAGTGTTGCATTGGCTAAATAGCAATATCACGGCTCGTACTAAAAGCTAAACAGGGAAGACATCAAGAAGTACGGAGAAGTACCCTGAAACCGTCAGTAGTATCTGTCCATCGCAGACGTTGTACTCAGGGACCACCTGAAACCCAGCACATACTCACCGCGCAATATAGGGCCCGGTCTGGCGCTACCAGAGACAACCCCGGGAAGACTAGATTATTCCATGCCACTCTAGAAGACGCATTGGTAAAAATATGGTTGCGTCCGAGAACAGTTCATCTTTAAACCCTTGTCCGGTTGTGGCAGATAAATGTCGAACAACGAAATGTAGAATATATATGATCAACTGACCGGGGAAAACATCGAGACAGTCCCTTGCACTGGCACAAGTCATGACTTTCCTCAGATCACGTAGTTCTCGGGTTGGAGTCTCAAGTCAGATCATGATTTCGTTCGACAGACGGCCAAGCTTGCCAGTTGCTACGTGCAGGGTTTGTGACTCGCATCATATATAGCTTCTCTTCATATATGCCACCGAAAAAACGACTTGCCTGAAACTATCATAGCATGGACTATAGTGACCGGACCGATGCAACTCTTGCTAAGTTGTGTTGCAGATTATCGAGAGTAGCACCCTCTGTGGGATCGTTTCCCACCGTACCTTGATATCCAAACATTGAGCGGGATTTGTTATTCAAAACAATTATTCCACATGATTGTATCTGGAAGTAACCCCGGTGAGGGCACAGAGCAAGCAGACCCATCTTGTGCGACATGCGATATAGCACATTTACACCCCACGAGAGATTGTTAGGCACGACAATCAGAAGAGACAAAGAATGTGCGGATTCTTCAAAAGAATCATTGAGCAGAGTCGGCGAAAACAGATAGAAATCTCGTCACGTAGTTTAATTGTTTGTCTCAGGTCCATCTCAAAGCCCGGTGGCTGGGGCACTAACAAGTTGTTGACATCATTGACTCTGTAATCGTCAAAAAACCAACACCACGAGATCTCAGCAAAACCTGATCCCTACTTTCCCTTATGCATAAAAACTGTGACTTTCAACAATGGGAAAGCCCCGCGTCATCTACTGGTTCCGCACCGATCTGCGGCTGCACGATTCACCGGCTCTCAAGGCcgcccttgacctcgatcCTGCTGTGCTCTGGCCCATCTTCACGTGGGATCCTCACTATGTCTATCGAGCGCGTGGAGGTCTTAATCGATGGCAGTTTCTGTGAGCGACGAGGAAATGCCTTGGTGTCTTCAACTCGTGGGCTAACTTGACGCAGACTTGACTGCCAAAATGACCTCTCCAAGTCCATCACCAAGCTGAACCCCAAGTCGAAGCTCTTTGTCCTCAGAGAAGCTCCACAGACCCTCTTTCCAAAACTCTTCAAGGCCTGGAATGTCACTCATCTCGTCTTTGAGAAAGACACCGACAGCTATGCCCGTGAACGGGACGAAGTTGTCACgcaggctgccaaggaggcagGCGTCGAGGTCATTGTCCGCACGGGAAGAACACTCTGGGATAGCGACCAGATAGTCGAGAAGCACGGCGGTAAGCCCACAATGTCAATCACCCAGCTTCAGCAGGCTGGTGCCAGACTCGGCGAGGTTCGTAAGCCGATAACTGCTCCAAAGCATCTTCCAGATCCTGGAGAGATGCCAGTCGACTTTGAGCAAGAAGAGCCCGAAACAAAACCAGACTTCAACTCGGAGCAAAGAACAGAAAAGGACCAGGCATATAGCAAGATATCTGGTCCAAACGGAGACTTTGCTATCGAGACCATGGAAGAGCTGGGCTTTCCATCGGCGACGACCCCCCACAGGGGAGGTGAAACTCTTGCTCTCGAGGCACTCGACAAGATCATTGCCGACAAGAAATACACAGCCAAGTTTGAGAAGCCAAAGACAAGCCCGGCCCAGTTTGAGCCGCAGTCCACAACTCTTCTATCGCCCTTCTTGCACTTTGGGGCACTTTCTGTGCGAGAATTCTACTGGCGCGTCCGAGAAGTTATTGATGCTTACGGAAAGGGGGCTTCATCACCTCCAGAGAGTCTCATCGGCCAGCTTCTCTTTAGGGACATGTACTTTGCAGCCCAGGCAGCCCTGGGGGATGTCTTTATGCAGACTGTCAAGAATCCTTATTGCCGCTTCATCCCCTGGCATCTTCCCTCCAAGAGGGATCCGAAAACTGGTCTTGTCACTGGAGAGTACCACGTCGACTCTGAAGAGGCAGACATCTGGTTCAAGAGGTGGAAGACGGGCATGACGGGGTTCCCCTGGATTGATGCTCTCATGAGGCAGCTGAAGGAAGAGGGTTGGATCCATCACCTTGGACGTCACGCCGTGGCGTGCTTCCTCACAAGAGGCGGATGCTACATTGACTGGGAGCGCGGATGTGAGGTCTTTGAAGAGTGGTTGATCGATCACGAGCCTGCTTGCAACGCTGGGAACTGGCAGTGGCTTTCCTgcacagccttcttctcacAATACTTTCGTTGCTACAGTCCTGTCTCATTCGGCCAGAAGTGGGATAAGGAGGGCAACTTTATCCGCCGCTACGTGCCAGAACTAAAGAACATGGACGCCAAGTACATATACGAGCCGTGGAAGGCCCCTTTGCCTGATCAGAAGAAGGCGGGCGTTCGTGTCAAGGGAGATGGCCTGAACGATGTCCAGGAGGGTACATATCCCAAGCCAATGTTTGACTTTTCAAAGAGACGAGATGCATGCCTCGCCGCCATGAAGACAGCGTACAAAGTTGGACTTCATGGGAACGACGAAAAGGTTCTGGGTGGGACTTGGAGGGAGCTGTTCCCTTCCGGTGATGGCGGAGAGATCCAGGGTGAGATCGAGAGCGACCATGGAGAGCACGCTGATCggggagatgatgaaggtgatAGAGAACAGAATGAAGCTCgggaggaaggggagggTACAGCTTCTGTTGAGAATCAAGATGGCGAGACTGTGGGTAAACGAAGTGGGAGGAGGCATAGTACTGAGAAGGCtgcaaagaagcaaaagacaTGAGAACAAGGCTTTGTTCCATAGTCCATATCTAGATACAGTTATCTCCCTGATGCAGCCAGATTATAGTGTACAATGCCAGAGCCGTAAAGTGGCCTCATCAGatcttctccctctcatcCGCCAGACGAGACCACTCCATCGCCCAGAGATTGTgttccttcttggcctccttaTCCGTCTCCCTCGCTTCCTTCTCAAACTCAATCTCTGAAAGCTGTCGAAACATTTCCAAGCGTCCGTTTATGCCAGCCGTGTAAAGGTACTGCTCCATCTTGTCAGGATCGCTCGTTCGAAGCAGTTGAGCAAGCTCGACGGCCGCCTCTCCAGAGCCCGCCCCTTCAATCCCCTCTAGCAACTCCTTCGCCTCAGCAGTCCTTCCGAGCTTGAGATACGATCTCCCGAGGCACAGCTGGCAGTGATGCTTCCACTCAAACTCGGAATCCTCGGGGCCGAGGGCGCGCTGCAGCACCTTTACAGCGGCCTCGTACATGCCCAGTTTGTAGAGCCTCTCACCTTCGGCGGTGAGAGCGTTTCTGTCCTTTCCTTCTTGCACAATCTGCTTGAAGCGTGACTCAACGTTCCTGTACTGCGACGCTTTGCCCCAGAAGCCGCCCCCGATGAGCTCCCTCGCCAGGGAGATGGTCGACGGCCTGTAGCCCATGTTTGATGCTGCTGTCCACAATGCTCCAGCAAATAACTGAGATTGTTTGGTTGTAATTCTCAAGATGCAGGCTAGTTCATGCAGGACATGCGCTGGCACATCGTCCTCTAAACACACCTTGTTAGTTCATCCATGAGGCTCTATCAACATGGGATGTTCACCTTTTGACAACTTGACATTCCAGGGAGATGCCCCCTTTTTGATAGCATCTTGGAACAATAAAGCAACCTTGTGGTATTCTTCCGGAGACAAGGTGTCAAAGGTCCCCTCCGTCATATCAATGATTGTCTTGATGTCCCCAGGTGTGATGCTTGAAATGTCAAAGAGCTCCGAGTTGGACGGTCTGGCTGCTGGCGCTTTTGGCGCTCGCGGTGCTCGCGGCGCTTGTTGCGTGGCATACGAATGTGCCTGAGATAGTGCGATATTGGTAGATTGACTGCTGCCAACAGCTTTCAACCCGCAAGGTTGCGTTGTGGGCAGAGGTTTCGAGGTAGAGCGCAGCAGCTGTGAGCAGAGCCGGCGGGCTCTCAAGTGACGAGACATGGCCACTGATTAGTACCAAATATCTCTGGATTATAATTTCCAGAGTAAAATCCCTTGGGTTTCGTCAATTGCCAATTACTCAACTCGGGAGTGAGGTTGTCGAGTTGCATGAGGTTGAATCGCACACCAGCCACAATCCCAGCAGCCACAGGTGAGCGGACCAATCACGTCTCGCGGAGCCACAAGGTGAGCAGAGCACACCGAAAAACCAACCTCATTCTGAATTTTTCGAGCATCGAAAAGGGAACTTGATGCACGATTCACGTCCAAACTCGACACCTTTTCTGAGTGAGGCGCTTAATTTCCACGCTTCATATTGAATAACCACTCGAAAGAGGTTATTTCGGTTTCATTTTCGGCGTCGCATAAAAACCAGAAGGTCGACTTCAGAgctctcttcatctcaccTTGTCGCATATCTTCACCAGAGCGCTCACCAGCTAGCGACACCAAACAATGGCACCAGCAAAAACCCGCAAGAGAAAGTCCGCCCAGGATCTTCCAGTCGAGACGCCAATCGAGTCTTCAGCATCAGACGATTCCAAGGTACAGCACAAACTCCCCGTCAGGGCAAAGGATGGCGACTCTGCTCAGAGCGCAAAGCCTGCTTCGGCACCGGCAAAGGGTACCATGATGGTCTTTGgggatgacgacgagatcACGGCGCCTGCGCCTTCAAAGCCCGCGGTGCAGGCtcctgagaaggaggaggaggaagaggagtcCAGCGATGATGAGGCCCCCGAGGCTGTTTCCACAGCCAAGGTGGCATCTGATATCAAAAAGTCTACCCAAGCGGCCCAGAAGGCTGCCCAAGAGTGAGTCCTGTCCTTAGTTGTCAACCCAATTTCACAGCCATTAACCTCTGGATAGACAAGCCGCAGCGCAGAA
Protein-coding sequences here:
- a CDS encoding Photolyase/cryptochrome alpha/beta domain-containing protein; this encodes MGKPRVIYWFRTDLRLHDSPALKAALDLDPAVLWPIFTWDPHYVYRARGGLNRWQFLLDCQNDLSKSITKLNPKSKLFVLREAPQTLFPKLFKAWNVTHLVFEKDTDSYARERDEVVTQAAKEAGVEVIVRTGRTLWDSDQIVEKHGGKPTMSITQLQQAGARLGEVRKPITAPKHLPDPGEMPVDFEQEEPETKPDFNSEQRTEKDQAYSKISGPNGDFAIETMEELGFPSATTPHRGGETLALEALDKIIADKKYTAKFEKPKTSPAQFEPQSTTLLSPFLHFGALSVREFYWRVREVIDAYGKGASSPPESLIGQLLFRDMYFAAQAALGDVFMQTVKNPYCRFIPWHLPSKRDPKTGLVTGEYHVDSEEADIWFKRWKTGMTGFPWIDALMRQLKEEGWIHHLGRHAVACFLTRGGCYIDWERGCEVFEEWLIDHEPACNAGNWQWLSCTAFFSQYFRCYSPVSFGQKWDKEGNFIRRYVPELKNMDAKYIYEPWKAPLPDQKKAGVRVKGDGLNDVQEGTYPKPMFDFSKRRDACLAAMKTAYKVGLHGNDEKVLGGTWRELFPSGDGGEIQGEIESDHGEHADRGDDEGDREQNEAREEGEGTASVENQDGETVGKRSGRRHSTEKAAKKQKT